The uncultured Desulfatiglans sp. DNA window CACGAGTTCAGCCGCCTCTTCGAGTAAAAGCGGCAGTTTAGGGACATCACACCGCACCAGATAGCGGTCGAAGGCCTCCTGCCGGTTCCGTACAATCCCCTTTCGGACCATGTAATTGGCGATGTGAGGTCTACCGAAGCTGCCGTCGACTGTTTCCTCGATGGCTTCCATGTCCGCGGCGGTGAAGGGTGCCCTGCCCTCCCTGGTAAACTCCGCATTGATCCGTTCGAGAATCTTCTCCGCACGGCTGCGCCGAAAGGCCTTCAGCTGGAGCGTCTTGTCGAGGAGCCGCTGATCGCCCGCGTCATAGCCGTATCCGAGAACATCCAGCGAAACCGCCTTCCCCCCGCGGTAGTCCCGGTGCGAGAAGCTGATGTTCAACTCCACCCCTGTCAGATACACTATGCCCATCCGTCCGGCGACCGCTTCGATGCTTTCCTGGCACTCGACCGAGTCGTGGTCCGTGATGGAGAGCATCGTAATTCCACGGCGTCGGGCCTCGCGCAGGATCTCGCCTGCCTCCATTTTGCCGTCGGAACAAGTGCGCGAGTGGATGTGGAGATCAATTTTCATAGGAGAGGACCATCTCCCGGCCTGTCTGAAGCGCCCGGCGGTTTGGCTCGAGTTTGGACACGGGGAAAAGCTCCCCGATGACCGCCTCGACGTCCGGCTGCAGGATCGGCATCTCCTCCAAAGCGCAGAGGGCGCCCAGCATCACCATATTGAGCATGATCGGACCGCCGAGTTCGATCGCCTGCTGTGTGCCTTCCAGCCAGTAAAGCCTTCGGGCGCAGGCTTCGATCGTAGCACGCATCCAATCCGGATCCGGATAAGCGACATCCCCTGCGATCACGTTCAGCGGATAGATCGGGCGCGAGTTGACGATGAAGGTGCAACCGTCGTTTCCGAATTCCGACAGGATTCGGACGGTCTCGAGCGGTTCGAGACCCACCACCACGTCCGCGCAGTTGGGGGGAATGATCGGGCTCAAAAGCCGCTCGTCCGAGACCCGGACGTGGCTCATCACAGGCCCTCCGCGCTGAGAAAGGCCGAAGGTCTCGCCAATGGTCACCTGCAGTCCCTTCTTGACCGCGGCCCGGCCGAGGATCTGCGAGGCCAGGACATTCCCCTGACCGCCCACCCCTGTAATAATCAAATTCAACAGCATGATTTCCTCGGTTTTCCTGAGCGCAGCGAAATGCGCCGTTTGCCGGATCGTCTTATTTCCGTTCACGAATGATGGCGCCCTGCGGGCAGATGTCGGCGCAGATGCCGCAACCCACGCAGATCACCTCATCGATGATCGACTTCTGCGCCTTCTCATCCCAAACGAGGCCCGGGCAGCGAAAGACTCGCGTGCAATAGCGGTTGCAGCCGCAGGCCTCCCCCAGGCACTTCTCCTGATCGACACGCATACGGAAAGGGAACCCCCCCTCCCTTCCCTGAACCAGGGCGCATTTCCGCCTCAGAATCAGAACGCGCGGTCCTTCCTGCTGTATCAACCCGTACAACGTTTGGGCAGTCTCTTCCATCCTGTAGGGGTCGGAGACGGCAACCGTAACCCCGAGCGAACGGCACAGGGCCTCGACGTCAACCGGCTCGGTGGAGTTCCCCATGGCCGTCTTTCCAGTGCCTGGGTGGGGTTGAAAACCCGTCATGGCGGTGGCGCTGTTGTCCAAAATGAGCAGCAGGATGTCGGCCTGGTTGAATTTTGCGTTGACAAGTCCGGGCAGCCCCGCGTGAAAAAAGGTGGAATCACCACAGACGGTCACCACAGGCTGATCGAATCCAAGGCTGGTGAGTTTCCCGTAGCCGCAGGCCAAACCGATCCCGGAGCCCATGGCGTGAACGGATTTGACCTGGTTGAAACCCGTAGGCCAGATCCCCATCGTGTAACAACCGATGTCCCCCGATACGAAACCGTTCCGGCCATCCCAGGCAAGGGCCTTTTTGACGGCGTAATAAGACCCTCGATGAGGACAGCCGGGGCAGAATCCGAACTCGCGAAGCGGAAGCGAATCGCCGATCAGCGCTGCCACCTTATGCCGATAGGTTTCATCGAGCCAGTCGATCTCGAAAAAGGAGCCCATCACGTCCATGAGGTGCGCCGGGGTGAGTTCTCCGCACGCCGGGATATGCCCAGAGGTCTTGCCGAAAAACTCCCGCACGCCGATCCGCGTCCCCAAGTCTGCCGCAAGCGCCTTTACCGAGTCCTCCACGAACGGGTCGACGTCTTCGGCAAAAAGGATGCGCCTCGAGCGTTCGAGCTGACGCGCGACGAACTCGGCGGGGAGCGGCCATGTCGTCCCCAGTTTGAGGATTGCAACCCTTTCCCCCAAACCGAGCAGGTCCCGCGCCTCCGAGGCGTAGCTCCAGGCGCAGCCTGAAGCGATCACCAGGAGTTCGGGCTTTTCGGGGCCCACATAGGAATTGAAAGGGGAACTTTCGAAAAGCCGCGCCGCCTCCTCCAGTTTCCGGTGGCGCCCCGCGTGCTTGGCAACCACCGGGAAGGTGTGGAATGCCCGCCTGGGGTCGAACCAGGGGCGCGTGTCGAGAGAAGGAAGCGCCCCTACCTGAACACACGAACGTGTGTGGGAGAGCCTCGAGACACTCCGGAGCATGACCACGTTCGAAATCTTCTCCGAGAGTTCGAAGGCCCAGCGGGTCATCTCCAGGGCCTCCTGCGGTGTTGTAGGCTCGAGGAGAGGAATGTCGGTCATGCGGGCGAACAGGCGTGCATCCTCCTCGTTCGTGCTGGAGATACCGGAAGGGTCGTCGCAGGAAATCAAAACGATGCCCGCTTTGGTGCCGGACAGCGTCAGGTTGGTCAGGAAGTCGGAGGCGACGTTCACGCCGTTCTGCTTCATGCTGACCATGGCGCGGCATCCCGCGAAAGACGCGGCGGTAGCTGCTTCGAGGGCCACCTTCTCATTGGTCGACCACTCGACGTACATCGGCAGATCCTTGCTGCACTCGGCAAGGGTTTCGAGGATCTCCGAAGAAGGGTTTCCGGGGTAAGCCGCGCAGAAGACCGCACCTCCCTCCAACACCCCTCGGGCAATCGCCTCGTTTCCCTGAAGGAGGGCCGTTTCACCGGGTTGAAAGGCTGCAATGCGGTTCATGATTGACCTCCCCGGATCTCGGAAAGGGCCTCTTCCCCTCTCCGGCGCTTGTTTCGGGCCGCTTCTGCAAGGTGCTCGAGGTTGGCTTCCGGTAAAGGACGAACCTCCACGAGGCCGGCCGCACACGAATCCGCGAAAAGCCTTCGCCCGGTTTCCGTCCGGACCAGGACCGTGTTCCAGCCCGGGTATCCCTCGGCTGCGCCTATCGAGATATCCGCGTATTCTGCGGTCATATCCCGGCAGATCCGGCATCCCTTCTGGATGGCAGGCCTAATTTCGTCCAAAGGAAAATGTCTCATCCCCTGCGAGGTGTCGACGTCGAAGCGAGCGGCCGGCGGTGGCGGAATATCGTATTTGCGGGCGGGAGCATCGATTCCCTCGCTCTTCAGAAAATCGCGGAGGACGCGATAATCTAGCGCCCATGTGCAGAAAAGCCCCAGTTTGAGTTCAACCGCACCGCTCCTTTCCGAGCCGTCAGGCTGAAGCTTTGCCAACCGCTCGAGGGCGATCATCTGGCAGGGAAGCCCGACCACGGCCATCCGGGTGGCGCCATTCCCGTAGGCACGGTTCATGGCCGCGAGTCCTCCTGCTGCATTGTAACGGGAACCCGCACACGCAAGGATCTCTTCGCGGCTCCGGGCGAGGGTCCCGGCAGGCGCCTCGCCCCCCCCCTTCGTGGTGAGGACGACGTTGTCCACGACTCCGCTTTCCAGAGAGCGGACGAGGAGCGAGGAGACCATGCCGCCATACTGGCTTCCGGCGGTGATCTCGTCGTCCGTACCCCTGGCCATGTGGATCTCCAGGCAAGTCCCGATTCCATCAGGGACGGAGAGCGCCCCTTCGATGCCCCCAGGCTTTTGAGGTCCCCCGGCGCACTGTGGGCAGATCTGATAACACCGGCTGTTCTCGGCGTGGCAACGGTCGATGACTACGATCCGTCCGTCCTTGTATTCCTGATATGGGCAAAGGCCGACGCAGGCTCCGCAGCCGACGCAAAGCCCCGGACCGATCACCTGTTCGATCAGGCCGGTCTGCCCTCCATTAAGGCTGGGTTGCATGGAAGATCCCCTTGTCAATGAGTTTTGGTGCAGTTTTATATGAGCCAAGGCACGATGGTCAAGCTAGAAATACCGAACTGAGGCGAGGACCACACCCGCATACAAAAAAAGGACCCCCGGTCCGGTCAGTTTTGCAAACACCGGCTTGGGGGGCGAATAAATCATAAGGGAAAAGCCTTCTCGTCAGCGCAAAGGAAAACCCGGCTGGGTACACCCTCCCCGGACAGGCCCGGCAGCCTCAACCCTTAGTGGACTCACACCCGGCTTGCTTCAAGCGTTCTCGGAATCCCAGCCAACCTCCACTTGTTCGAGATGGCGTTGGCGGTAATACTGA harbors:
- a CDS encoding putative Metal-dependent phosphoesterase, PHP family (Evidence 3 : Putative function from multiple computational evidences); this translates as MKIDLHIHSRTCSDGKMEAGEILREARRRGITMLSITDHDSVECQESIEAVAGRMGIVYLTGVELNISFSHRDYRGGKAVSLDVLGYGYDAGDQRLLDKTLQLKAFRRSRAEKILERINAEFTREGRAPFTAADMEAIEETVDGSFGRPHIANYMVRKGIVRNRQEAFDRYLVRCDVPKLPLLLEEAAELVHGAGGRLVLAHPNDPNGTSLSALTKDVREQHEIIRRKLLPFLDGVECWHSRHDPMTTAAYLAFARDEGLMVTGGSDCHQDPVIMGNIPVPLYVAEQFGVHFERGVA
- a CDS encoding Indolepyruvate ferredoxin oxidoreductase yields the protein MNGNKTIRQTAHFAALRKTEEIMLLNLIITGVGGQGNVLASQILGRAAVKKGLQVTIGETFGLSQRGGPVMSHVRVSDERLLSPIIPPNCADVVVGLEPLETVRILSEFGNDGCTFIVNSRPIYPLNVIAGDVAYPDPDWMRATIEACARRLYWLEGTQQAIELGGPIMLNMVMLGALCALEEMPILQPDVEAVIGELFPVSKLEPNRRALQTGREMVLSYEN
- a CDS encoding Indolepyruvate ferredoxin oxidoreductase, which produces MNRIAAFQPGETALLQGNEAIARGVLEGGAVFCAAYPGNPSSEILETLAECSKDLPMYVEWSTNEKVALEAATAASFAGCRAMVSMKQNGVNVASDFLTNLTLSGTKAGIVLISCDDPSGISSTNEEDARLFARMTDIPLLEPTTPQEALEMTRWAFELSEKISNVVMLRSVSRLSHTRSCVQVGALPSLDTRPWFDPRRAFHTFPVVAKHAGRHRKLEEAARLFESSPFNSYVGPEKPELLVIASGCAWSYASEARDLLGLGERVAILKLGTTWPLPAEFVARQLERSRRILFAEDVDPFVEDSVKALAADLGTRIGVREFFGKTSGHIPACGELTPAHLMDVMGSFFEIDWLDETYRHKVAALIGDSLPLREFGFCPGCPHRGSYYAVKKALAWDGRNGFVSGDIGCYTMGIWPTGFNQVKSVHAMGSGIGLACGYGKLTSLGFDQPVVTVCGDSTFFHAGLPGLVNAKFNQADILLLILDNSATAMTGFQPHPGTGKTAMGNSTEPVDVEALCRSLGVTVAVSDPYRMEETAQTLYGLIQQEGPRVLILRRKCALVQGREGGFPFRMRVDQEKCLGEACGCNRYCTRVFRCPGLVWDEKAQKSIIDEVICVGCGICADICPQGAIIRERK
- a CDS encoding Coenzyme F420 hydrogenase; amino-acid sequence: MQPSLNGGQTGLIEQVIGPGLCVGCGACVGLCPYQEYKDGRIVVIDRCHAENSRCYQICPQCAGGPQKPGGIEGALSVPDGIGTCLEIHMARGTDDEITAGSQYGGMVSSLLVRSLESGVVDNVVLTTKGGGEAPAGTLARSREEILACAGSRYNAAGGLAAMNRAYGNGATRMAVVGLPCQMIALERLAKLQPDGSERSGAVELKLGLFCTWALDYRVLRDFLKSEGIDAPARKYDIPPPPAARFDVDTSQGMRHFPLDEIRPAIQKGCRICRDMTAEYADISIGAAEGYPGWNTVLVRTETGRRLFADSCAAGLVEVRPLPEANLEHLAEAARNKRRRGEEALSEIRGGQS